Proteins from a single region of Theileria parva strain Muguga chromosome 1, complete sequence, whole genome shotgun sequence:
- a CDS encoding putative integral membrane protein: protein MEEVKSSSKVVHRPKTDPVKTQLSDPFMIVASVGCFFSVYLRSQYLLFGFLLFLLSMFLTSRKGAFGFASLTPFYGMLPSLIKVTGEVFRCIVNGEPL, encoded by the exons ATGGAAG AGGTTAAGAGCAGCTCTAAGGTAGTTCATAGACCTAAAACAGATCCAGTTAAAACTCAATTGAGTGACCCTTTTATGATAGTTGCTTCTGTTGGATGTTTTTTTTCAGTATATCTCAGA TCTCAGTATTTATTGTTTggatttttattatttctttTATCGATGTTTTTAACTTCAAGAAAAGGCGCTTTTGGGTTTGCTTCACTAACTCCTTTCTACGG GATGTTGCCCTCATTAATTAAAGTAACTGGCGAAGTTTTTAGATGCATTGTCAATGGTGAACCTCTTTAA